The Anaeromyxobacter sp. Fw109-5 genomic interval TGGATAGACCCTGCTCCTCAGGGAGGCGCTCGCGCTGCATGTGCCCGACTCGGGGCCGATCCGGGTCCTCGGGCGAGACGATCGTCGCGTACTGCGTCGAGTCGACGGAGTAGGTTCGGGCTCCGCACGCCTTTCGACCTGGAGCCGAGCCCTTCCGGAGCCGGGCCTCTGCTGTCAGGAACTGGGGCGGCGACGCGCTCCCGCTTGGCTTCGCATGGACGCTTCCGCGGAGGTTGGAGGGTCTCCCGCGCACGTCACGCGGGCCCTGAAGCGCGCGACCGGCAAGACCGTGATGCAGTCTTGCCGGTCGCGGTCGTGGCGGTTAACTGCGCTCGCTGTGACGGCTGGATCGAGGCCGCCGAGGAGGCAATCCATGGCCATGTATCTGTCGCGCTTCAGCTACACGCCGGAGACGTGGGAGCGCCTGATCCAAAACCCCGAGGACCGACGCGAGGCCGCGCGCTCGTACATCGAGTCGGTGGGCGGAAAGCTGCACGGCTTCTGGTACGCCTTCGGCGAACACGATGGCTGGAACCTGTGGGAGGCACCCGACAACGTGTCGATGGCAGCCGTTGCGCTCGCCATCGGTGCAGGGGGCGCGCTCAGCTCGTACGAGACCACCGTCCTGGTCAGCGTCGAGGAGTTGATGCAGGCGCTCGGGAAGGCGAAGGCGATCCGGTATCGGCCGCCAGGAGCGGAGACCGCGCGTGTGCGCGATCCAGCGTAGTCGCGACCAAAAGCATCGAATGAGCCTGCGCCGTGCCACGGCTCGGCGCCAGAACGGGAATGCGAGTCCGGGCGGACGAAACCGGCGCGCAGCCGTTCCGGTGTGGGCTCCGCAGTGCTCGACCGCCTCCGCGACACAGACGGATGCCTCCGGAGCGCCCGACCCATTGGCCGCACGACAGCGGACCTGTCGCCCGGGCGCCGTGATCCCCTGCCCACGCACGGCGGTATCGCGGCGTGCGCCGGCGAGGGCCGCCGCCTCCCCGCGCAGCAGCGGAACGTTCGCCAATCCGCCGCATCTTGGGTCTCACCCATCGGCGCTGTGCGGTCTTGGTAAGGTGGGGTTGCGTGCGAACGGCTCGGGGCGGAGGGCGCAATGGGCACCGCGGCTACACTGGGGCGAGTTGTCGCGCCGCCGCCGCCCATTCGGACGCCGGACCAGCGCCTGCGCGTCTTCATCAGCTCGACTCTGGACCTGCTGGCGGAGCGCAGGGCGGCGCGAGCCGCGGTGGAGCGGCTCCATCTCGCGCCGGTGATGTTCGAGCTGGGGGCAAGGCCTTACCCACCGCGTGCGCTCTACCGCGCATACCTCGAGCAGAGCGACGTATTCGTGGGGATCTATGCGCGCCGTTACGGCTGGACCGCTCCCGGCGAGACGGTGAGCGGCCTCGAGGACGAGTACGCGCTCTCGGGCGATCGTCCGAAGCTGATCTACGTCGAGCGGGCGGCGGATCGCGAGCCGCCTCTCGACGCGCTGCTCGAGCGCATCCGCCAGGAGGACCAGACCTCGTACAAGGAATTCGACAGCGTCGACGAGCTCGGGAGCGCGCTC includes:
- a CDS encoding GYD domain-containing protein, with the protein product MAMYLSRFSYTPETWERLIQNPEDRREAARSYIESVGGKLHGFWYAFGEHDGWNLWEAPDNVSMAAVALAIGAGGALSSYETTVLVSVEELMQALGKAKAIRYRPPGAETARVRDPA